TGGCTCACCGGCGACTGCGAATGGACGCCCAAGCTCACCCGCAAGGCGGTTACCAGCCTGGCGCTGAAGCTCAACAAGCCCATCCTCATGCTCACCGACAAGGATTATAATAACAACGGCCTGAACGACCTGATCGTACAATACGGTTCCGCTTACGAACTGAATATCAAGGAGTTCAACGCCATCCGCGATACCATCACCGGCTGGCCCGGCGGTAAGCCCGGGGCGGAGTTGCCGAACCATCCCGAGCGGTCGACCCCCGCGCGCAAGCGCGCCCTCATTTTCAGCCCGCACCCCGACGATGATATCATATCCATGGGCGGTACGTTCATCCGCCTGCACGAGCAGGGGCACGAAGTGCATGTTGCCTACCAGACTTCCGGCAACATCGCGGTGACCGACGAGTTTGTGCTCCGCTTTATCGACTTCGCCGTAGGTTTCGAAGGCATGTTCGACATCGACCGCAGCAAGAGCTCGCAGATCCTGGAGAACGCCAAGGCGTTCATCGGCAGCAAGAAGCCCAGCCAGAAAGACACACCGGAGATTCGCGCCATCAAAGGCCTGATCCGCCGTTGCGAAGCTAAAGCCACCTGCCGATATGTAGGCATCGGCGACGAGCACGCGCACTTCCAGAACCTGCCCTTTTACGAAACCGGCCTGGTGGAAAAGATGCCGATGGGCCCGGAAGACGTGAGGCTGACCGTGGAGCTGCTCCGCGAGCTGAAACCCCAGCAGATTTATTGCGCCGGCGACCTCGCCGACCCGCATGGCACCCATAAAGTATGCCTCGACGTGATCTTCGCCGCACTGGAAGAAGTGAAAAACGACGACTGGGCGAAGGATTGCTGGGTATGGCTTTACAAAGGCGCATGGCAGGAATGGGATATCCACGAAATCGAAATGGCGGTGCCCATGAGCCCCGACCAGATCATGCAGAAACGCCTGGGTATCTTCATCCACCAGAGCCAGAAAGACGTGGTTCCCTTCCAGGGTACCGACGCCCGCGAGTTCTGGCAGCGCGCCGAAGAGCGCAACGCCAACACCGCCGAGCTGTACGACAAACTGGGCCTGCAGAAATACGCGGCAATGGAAGCGTTCGTTCGCTACCACTTCATGTAAAAGTCGACTTTAGAGATATGTTTGATGGGTCCGGGCAACACGCCCGGACCTTTTTCGTTTTATGCACAGATGTGCATAATCCAGCCAACGACGCATCGCAATCATTCGTTAACTTTGACTGATATGACATTAACCCTCCTTTCGGTACTGATGGCAGGGCTGTTTGCTGGCGGCCTGGGCGGGTATCTGCTCCTCCGCCGGTTTTACGTCCCGAAGTACGAACTGGCCCAACGGCTGAGCCGCGAACAGGTAGACGAAGGCTACGTGACCCGGGAAATGTACGACAACACGCTGTTCACACTTCATCAGCGCGACCAGGAACTGAAAACGCAGGAAGGCGAGTTGCGGTCGCTGACGGCGCTGCTGGCGGCGGCGGATAAGGAAAAAGAGCAGCTTTCCCTGCTGGGCGAGCAACTGAAAAAGATGCACGAGAACAACCGGCAGGAGTTCATGAATATCGCCAACGACATCCTCCAGAAGAAGAGCCGCGATTTCATGGAGTCGAACCAATTATCGCTCAGCCATTTGCTGGGCCCCCTCCAGTCCGACATCGGCCAGTTCCGCAAAACGATCGAAGACACCCGGAAGGAAGACATCCAGGACCTCACTTCCCTCAAAAAAGAAATCGAATCCCTCCAGCAGCTGAACCTCCGCCTCAGCGAAGACGCACAGCGCCTGGCGAGCGCCCTCAAGTCCGACGTGAAGGTGCAGGGCAACTGGGGCGAAGACCGCCTCCGCCTCATCCTCGAAGCCGAAGGCCTTCAGAAATACATCGATTACACCAGCGAAGAAGTGCACCGCGATCATGACCAGGCGCGCAACTTCCGGCCCGACTTCATCCTGAAACTGCCCGACGGCAAGCATTTGGTGATCGACAGCAAAGTGAGCCTCAACGCATACGTCGCCTACTTCAACACGCAAGACCCCGCGGAGAAAAAGCTATATCTCAAACAACTCGTCCGTAATATCAACGAACACATCGACGAGCTCGGCGCGCGCAATTACCAGCGGTTGGGCACGCTCATATCGCCGGACTTCGTTTTCATGTTCATGCACTTCGAACCGGCGCTCACCCTCGCCCTGAACGAAAGCCCGGAGATCTTCAACCGCGCCCTGAGCAAGAAAGTCGTCCTCATTACCCCTTCCACCCTGGTGGCTACGTTCAAGATCGTCAAACAACTCTGGCAGCACGAGAACAGGGCCCGGAATGTGGACGAAATCTTCCGCCAGTGCGGGCTTTTGTACGACAAGTTCATCCTCTTCCTCGAAGAAATGCAAAGCATGGGCGAGCATCTGGATAAAGCCGGCAACGCCTATGCGGAGGCCATGAACCGGCTGAAAGAAGGCAAAAGGAAGGGTGATACCATCATCGGAAAACTGGAACAGATCAGGGAACTGGACGCGAAAACGACCAAATCCCTGCCTAAAGATATCGCCAACGACATGGGTGTGCGCTTCCCCGACGACGGGCTGAAAGCGATCCCTGGCAATGCATAACAAAGAATTCATGGTAAACGTACACCCCTTTACGCCCGCATTTGCGGATCAGATTTACGATTTCATCCTTCACATCCAGCAACAGGAATTCGGCCTGCCCGTTACCCGCGCGCAGCAGCCCGACCTGGCCGACATTCCCGGAATTTACCAACAGGGCAACAGCAACTTCTGGATCGCCGAGCATGACGGCCGGCTGATCGGCACCATCGCACTGAACGATCTTGGGGAAGGCAAAGCCGCTTTGCGCAAGATGTTCGTGCACGCCGATTACCGCGGACGCGGGCATGGCATAGCGCTCCGCTTGCTGGAAGCGCTGAAAGACTGGGCCAGGGAGCATGGCATTCACAACATCTATCTCGGCACACCGGACCTTCTTCGCGCGGCGCACCGGTTCTACGAAAAGAATGGCTTCATAGAGGTAGATCGCGGTATGGTACCCGACGGACCGTATATCATGCCGGTAGACACTAAATTCTATCATCTTCAACTCTGACATATATGCGCATCCGGATTTTCCAGCACGTACCATTCGAAGGGCCTGCCGCGATTGCGGAGTGGGCGGAAAGTAAAGGCCATCAGCTCGAATTCACCCGCTTTTACGAAAACGATCCCCTGCCCGCATCGGCCGATGTGGACATGCTGGTGGTGATGGGCGGGCCGATGAGTGTAAACGACACCGGACAATATCCCTGGCTCCGTAACGAAAAGGCTTTCATCGCCGATGCGGTGGAATCCGGCAAACCCGTGCTGGGCGTATGCCTGGGCTCTCAGCTCCTCGCCGCGTCGCTTGGCGCGGAAGTGTACCCGAACGCGCAGCCGGAAATCGGCTGGTTTCCCGTGAAGTTTACAGCGGATTGGGCGCCCGAAACACTCACCGTTTGCCATTGGCATGGCGACACCTTCGACCTGCCGGAAGGGGCTGTATTGCTGGCGAGTTCCGACATCACGAAACACCAGGCCTTCCGGGTGGGGAACAACGCCGTGGGCCTGCAATTCCACCTGGAAATGACGCCCGCTTCCCTCGAAGGCATGATCGAAGCATGCGGCCATCACCTGCAGGACGGGGACTGGGTTCAGAGCGCGGCGGAATTGCGCGACGGTATCCCTTACGCGCAGGAAGCGAAAGCCACCCTATTCCGCCTGCTCGATTCGCTGGCGCAAAATGGCGTACATTAGCATATGGCAAAAAAGGTAGCATTACTGATCGTAGGCGGCGGCCCTATCGGCCTCGCATGCGCGCTGGCGGCGCAACAACAGGGACTGGACTATGTAGTGATTGAAAAGGGCTGCCTCGTGAACTCGCTCTACCGGTACCCCGTCAATATGACTTTCTTCTCCACCAGCGAGCGGCTGGAGATCGGCGGCATTCCTTTCGTATCCAACAACGCGAAACCCACCCGCCCGGAAGCCCTCGAATATTACCGCCGCGTAGCCGTGAGCAAGCACGTCAACATCCAACTCTTCGAAAAAGCAGAAACCATCAAACCCGCGCAGGAAGGCTACACCGTGATCACCGATAAAGCCGTGTACGAAGCCAGCAACATCGTGATCGCCACCGGGTTTTACGATATCCCCAACCTACTCCGCATTCCTGGGGAAGATCTCCCAAAGGTGACGCACTACTACAAAGACCCGCACTTCTACGCCACGCGCAAAGTGATCGTGGTGGGCGCCAATAACTCATCCGTGGACGCGGCGCTGGAAACCTACCGCAAAGGCGCCGATGTAACGATGGTGATCCGGGAAGGCGAGATCGGCAAACGCGTGAAATATTGGGTGAAACCGGATATCGAAAACCGGATCAAAGAATCCAGTATCAAGGCGTATTTCCATTCGTCGCTGGTGGGTATCCGCGAACAGGAGGCCGACATCCTCACGCCGGAAGGCATCATCACCATCCCGAACGATTTCGTGATCGCGGCAACCGGCTACCAGCCTGACTTCCATTTCCTGGAGAACACGGGCATCCAGCTTTCGGCCGATGGCGCCAGGGAACCGGTTTACAATGAAGACACGATGGAAACGAACATGCCGGGCATTTATCTCGCCGGCGTGGTCTGCGGAGGAATGAATACACACGTGTGGTTCATCGAGAATTCCCGTGAACATGCGGACAAAATCATCCGCCACATCGCTGCAAAAACTAAATGATATTGACTTCGCGTTCGAGTACGACGCCGAATTTCTCCTTTACGCTTTCCACGATCTTCCAGGACAGTTCCACGATCTGTTCGCCTTCGGCGCGGCCGTAATTGACGAGCACCAGCGCCTGGCGTTCGTGTACGCCGGCATCGCCGTCGCGGTACCCTTTCCATCCCGCTTGTTCGATCAGCCAGCCGGCAGCCAGTTTGAAATGGCCGTTGGCGAGGGGATAGGCGACGATGTTAGGGAATGCGAGTTTCAGGGAAGCGTGGGTCTCGGCGGTCACTTCCGGGTTTTTGAAGAAGCTGCCCGCGTTACCGATTTCCGCTGGATTGGGGAGTTTGGAGGAACGGATATTGATCACGGCCTGGCTAATGGAACGGATAGATAACTCCTTCGCGCCCATACGCTCCAGCTCTTGCTCGATAGCGCCGTAACTGGTATTGAACACCGGCTTTTGGGAAAGCCGGTAAGTGACGTTCAGAATAGCGAACTGATCTTTGAATTGATGCTTGAAGACGCTTTCGCGGTACCCGAAGGCGCAGGCGTCCTTGTCGAACAACCGGATTTCCCGGTCGTGCAGGTGAAAAGCTTCGAGCTGTTCGAAGGTATCTTTGATTTCCACGCCGTACGCCCCGATATTCTGCATGGGGCTGGCGCCCACGTTGCCAGGGATGAGGGAAAGGTTTTCCAGTCCGCCGAGCCCTTTGGCGATGCAGTCCTGCACGAACTGGTGCCAGTTTTCACCTGCGCCTGCCTTCACGTAAACGAAGTCATCGTCTTCCCTGACGGAAGTGATGCCTTTGATTTCGTTTTTTAATACGATCCCGTCGAAATCCTTCGTGAGCAGGATGTTGCTGCCGCCGCCGAGGATGATCCGGGGCAGGGTGGCGTATTGGGGGTCTAGCAGGAGCGTTTCCAGCTGTTCGCGGGAATGGAAAGCGGCGAAATAGCGCGCCGTGGCGTCTATTGCGAATGTATTGTAAGGCCGGAGCGAAACATTTTCTGATACCCTCATATGCAAGTGTTCAAATATCCTATCTTTATTAACAGAACAAATATAAACAACATTCATATGCCGGGAACAGCAATTGTGATAGGAGCCACCGGCCTCGTGGGCTCGCACCTGGTGCAGGATCTCCTGCAAAACAGCGGGTATGATAAAGTGAAAGCCCTCGTCCGCAAGCCCCTCCCCTTCCGCGACGGCAAGCTCGAACAAATCGTAGTCGACTTCACCGACGAAGCCGCCCTGCAATCCGTGTTGCATGGCGACGTCCTGTTCTGCTGCATTGGCACCACCATCAAAAAGGCAGGCAGCCAGGAAGCCTTCACGGCCGTGGATTACGCCATCCCCATGCGCTGCGGCGCCATCGCCCGGAAAAACGGCATCGAACAATTCCACCTCGTTTCTTCCATCGGCGCCCAATCTTCTTCCAAAAACTTTTACCTCCGTACTAAAGGCCGCACCGAAGCAGCTTTGCGCGCATTGCAATTTTCTTCCCTCTACATTTACCAACCCAGCTTCCTGACCGGCAACCGCAGAGAAATGCGCTTCGGCGAACAGGTGGCACTGTGGATCATGCCGGTTTTCGGCTTCCTGCTGCGCGGCAGATGGGCGAAATACCGGCCCGTCAAAGCGGAAGACGTAGCCATAAAAATGCGGGAATTATCAGAGAAGGGCGAAACCGGCGTGCATTACATTCTCTTCCACCAGTCTTAACTTTATACGCAATCCACGTCCGGGATGATGATCACGGAACGGAACTGCTTTTCGATCGTGAGCTGCAGGAACATCTCCTTCGCCAGCTGCTTGATCTGGGTTATCTTTTTGCTGTCGCGGGGAAGTTTGATCAGCATTTCCTGCAAATAGAATCCACGCACCCGGCTTACCAACGGCGCGGCAGGGCCTACCAGCTGATGGCCCAGATGCGGTTTCAGCCAGTTGCCCAGCACCATGGCGGCCTGTTCCACCGTTTGCTGCTGTTTATGCTTCAGCGTGATCTTCATGAGGCGGTAGAACGGGGGATACCCGAACTGTTCGCGCTCCGCGATCTCGCTCTCATACATTTTCTTATAATTGTGCTCCACCACGAATTGCAGGATGGGATGGCGCGTATTGCTCGCCTGTATCACCACTTTCCCCTTACCGTCGCGCCGGCCGGAACGGCCGCTCACCTGCTCCATCAGCTGGAAGGCGCGCTCGTTCACCCGGAAGTCCGGGTAGCTTAGCAGGCTGTCGGCACTGAGGATGCCGACCAGGTTAACATTCGCGAAATCCAGTCCCTTCACCACCATCTGCGTGCCCACGAGAATATCAATCTCGTGTTGCTCCAGCAGCTGGATCATCTTGTTGTGACTGTCTTTGCTGCGGATGGCGTCGAGGTCCATCCGGGCGATGCGTGCCTTGGGAAATAGCTCCAGGAGGTCTTCCTCGATCTTCTCGGTACCGAAATTCTTTGTTTGCAAAGTCTGGCTGCCGCAGGCGCCGCACACATGGATATAAGGATATCGCGTACCGCAATAGTGACAACTGAGTTTATCCTGGTATTTATGATAGGTGAGCGAAACGTCGCATTGCTTGCAATTCGGGATCCAGCCGCAGGTGGTGCAAATCAGGAACGGGGCGTAACCGCGCCGGTTCTGGAAAAGGATCACCTGCTTTTTCGCTTCCAGCGATTGGGAGATCTCCTTACGCAATACAGAAGTAAAATTGTGCACCACTTCCTTGAGGGCGTTTTCCTTTTTCAGATCTACGATCTCGATATCAGGCATATCGATACCGCCGAAACGCTCATTCAATTCCACTAAAACGTACTTCCCCTGTTTGGCGTTGAAATAGCTTTCGAGCGCGGGTGTGGCGGAACCGAGCAATACCTTCGCCTTGAAAAGGCTGGCATAATAGATGGCCGCGTCGCGCGCGTGGTAGCGGGGCGCGGGTTCATGCTGCTTGAATGATGCGTCGTGCTCTTCGTCGAGGATGATAAGGCCAAGGTCGCGGAATGGCAACAACAGGCTGGAACGGGCGCCCAGCACGATGCGGATTTCCCCGCTTTTCACTTTGTTCCAGATCTCCACGCGCTCGTTATTGGAGAAACGGGAGTGATAAATGCCGATCTGCCCCGCGAAATGCTTCTGCAACCGCCGG
Above is a genomic segment from Chitinophaga pollutisoli containing:
- a CDS encoding NAD(P)H-binding protein, encoding MPGTAIVIGATGLVGSHLVQDLLQNSGYDKVKALVRKPLPFRDGKLEQIVVDFTDEAALQSVLHGDVLFCCIGTTIKKAGSQEAFTAVDYAIPMRCGAIARKNGIEQFHLVSSIGAQSSSKNFYLRTKGRTEAALRALQFSSLYIYQPSFLTGNRREMRFGEQVALWIMPVFGFLLRGRWAKYRPVKAEDVAIKMRELSEKGETGVHYILFHQS
- the nagB gene encoding glucosamine-6-phosphate deaminase, with the protein product MTINHQEIELIDSFEQISVDIHPDAKEGSKAVAREIAALIREKQAANEPAVLGLATGSTPKYLYAELVRLHKEEGLSFKNVVTFNLDEYYPIEPDALQSYNRFMKEHLFNHIDIPAENYNIPDGTVPKEQIKAYAEAYERKIETVGGIDIQILGIGNNGHIGFNEPGSHVNSHTRLVTLDNSTRLANAYEFSNMSQVPRLAITTGISTIMRAKKVILLAWGQHKAKIVRRSVEGSSTDQVPASLLQQHRNCKFVIDEQAAAELTRNKEPWLTGDCEWTPKLTRKAVTSLALKLNKPILMLTDKDYNNNGLNDLIVQYGSAYELNIKEFNAIRDTITGWPGGKPGAELPNHPERSTPARKRALIFSPHPDDDIISMGGTFIRLHEQGHEVHVAYQTSGNIAVTDEFVLRFIDFAVGFEGMFDIDRSKSSQILENAKAFIGSKKPSQKDTPEIRAIKGLIRRCEAKATCRYVGIGDEHAHFQNLPFYETGLVEKMPMGPEDVRLTVELLRELKPQQIYCAGDLADPHGTHKVCLDVIFAALEEVKNDDWAKDCWVWLYKGAWQEWDIHEIEMAVPMSPDQIMQKRLGIFIHQSQKDVVPFQGTDAREFWQRAEERNANTAELYDKLGLQKYAAMEAFVRYHFM
- a CDS encoding glutamine amidotransferase-related protein yields the protein MRIRIFQHVPFEGPAAIAEWAESKGHQLEFTRFYENDPLPASADVDMLVVMGGPMSVNDTGQYPWLRNEKAFIADAVESGKPVLGVCLGSQLLAASLGAEVYPNAQPEIGWFPVKFTADWAPETLTVCHWHGDTFDLPEGAVLLASSDITKHQAFRVGNNAVGLQFHLEMTPASLEGMIEACGHHLQDGDWVQSAAELRDGIPYAQEAKATLFRLLDSLAQNGVH
- a CDS encoding GNAT family N-acetyltransferase, which encodes MHNKEFMVNVHPFTPAFADQIYDFILHIQQQEFGLPVTRAQQPDLADIPGIYQQGNSNFWIAEHDGRLIGTIALNDLGEGKAALRKMFVHADYRGRGHGIALRLLEALKDWAREHGIHNIYLGTPDLLRAAHRFYEKNGFIEVDRGMVPDGPYIMPVDTKFYHLQL
- a CDS encoding YpdA family putative bacillithiol disulfide reductase, which codes for MAKKVALLIVGGGPIGLACALAAQQQGLDYVVIEKGCLVNSLYRYPVNMTFFSTSERLEIGGIPFVSNNAKPTRPEALEYYRRVAVSKHVNIQLFEKAETIKPAQEGYTVITDKAVYEASNIVIATGFYDIPNLLRIPGEDLPKVTHYYKDPHFYATRKVIVVGANNSSVDAALETYRKGADVTMVIREGEIGKRVKYWVKPDIENRIKESSIKAYFHSSLVGIREQEADILTPEGIITIPNDFVIAATGYQPDFHFLENTGIQLSADGAREPVYNEDTMETNMPGIYLAGVVCGGMNTHVWFIENSREHADKIIRHIAAKTK
- the murB gene encoding UDP-N-acetylmuramate dehydrogenase — translated: MRVSENVSLRPYNTFAIDATARYFAAFHSREQLETLLLDPQYATLPRIILGGGSNILLTKDFDGIVLKNEIKGITSVREDDDFVYVKAGAGENWHQFVQDCIAKGLGGLENLSLIPGNVGASPMQNIGAYGVEIKDTFEQLEAFHLHDREIRLFDKDACAFGYRESVFKHQFKDQFAILNVTYRLSQKPVFNTSYGAIEQELERMGAKELSIRSISQAVINIRSSKLPNPAEIGNAGSFFKNPEVTAETHASLKLAFPNIVAYPLANGHFKLAAGWLIEQAGWKGYRDGDAGVHERQALVLVNYGRAEGEQIVELSWKIVESVKEKFGVVLEREVNII
- a CDS encoding DNA recombination protein RmuC; translated protein: MTLTLLSVLMAGLFAGGLGGYLLLRRFYVPKYELAQRLSREQVDEGYVTREMYDNTLFTLHQRDQELKTQEGELRSLTALLAAADKEKEQLSLLGEQLKKMHENNRQEFMNIANDILQKKSRDFMESNQLSLSHLLGPLQSDIGQFRKTIEDTRKEDIQDLTSLKKEIESLQQLNLRLSEDAQRLASALKSDVKVQGNWGEDRLRLILEAEGLQKYIDYTSEEVHRDHDQARNFRPDFILKLPDGKHLVIDSKVSLNAYVAYFNTQDPAEKKLYLKQLVRNINEHIDELGARNYQRLGTLISPDFVFMFMHFEPALTLALNESPEIFNRALSKKVVLITPSTLVATFKIVKQLWQHENRARNVDEIFRQCGLLYDKFILFLEEMQSMGEHLDKAGNAYAEAMNRLKEGKRKGDTIIGKLEQIRELDAKTTKSLPKDIANDMGVRFPDDGLKAIPGNA
- the priA gene encoding primosomal protein N', coding for MKYADVILPLALPRNYTYAVPPEMEASVQPGSRVAVQLGKQKRYAGIIKRIHEQPPSAYKTKPIQDVLDKEPVVYPTQLAFWEWIAQYYMCNEGDVLNAALPAHLKLSSETVLLYNDAFGDDFTDLNDHEYLIAEALQIRKELRIGEVQLILDRLDIYSVIKQLIEKRVCLVYEELKESYKAKMENYVSLQPGLETDEALAPLFDELGRAPKQMELLLAYLHLVKTQGAVLQSELLKKSGASAAQLKGLVDKGILQVEKRQVDRVPLGKMETQLDFDLSPAQEKALAGVREGFQEKQVALLHGVTSSGKTQIYVKLIEEALSNGKQVLYLLPEIALTAQIIRRLQKHFAGQIGIYHSRFSNNERVEIWNKVKSGEIRIVLGARSSLLLPFRDLGLIILDEEHDASFKQHEPAPRYHARDAAIYYASLFKAKVLLGSATPALESYFNAKQGKYVLVELNERFGGIDMPDIEIVDLKKENALKEVVHNFTSVLRKEISQSLEAKKQVILFQNRRGYAPFLICTTCGWIPNCKQCDVSLTYHKYQDKLSCHYCGTRYPYIHVCGACGSQTLQTKNFGTEKIEEDLLELFPKARIARMDLDAIRSKDSHNKMIQLLEQHEIDILVGTQMVVKGLDFANVNLVGILSADSLLSYPDFRVNERAFQLMEQVSGRSGRRDGKGKVVIQASNTRHPILQFVVEHNYKKMYESEIAEREQFGYPPFYRLMKITLKHKQQQTVEQAAMVLGNWLKPHLGHQLVGPAAPLVSRVRGFYLQEMLIKLPRDSKKITQIKQLAKEMFLQLTIEKQFRSVIIIPDVDCV